A region of Nocardioides sp. JS614 DNA encodes the following proteins:
- a CDS encoding dihydrolipoamide acetyltransferase family protein → MPEVAANATEAVLAEWLVSENAEFGALDTIATVETEKALVDVEAEDAGVVLKTLVPPGALVEVGAPIAVLGAPGEAVGDLGAVLAELGVAEPVDHVLPERRSLVEPVDPVVEPVEAPAPTQGSNHRVFASPLARRLARLAEIPVEEIAGTGPRGRILRRDVEAAVAARPATPVVEQRAPASVVETPAPTQGSASKVEPVDVPHSRLRRAVANRLAESKQTAPHFYLRATVRADRLVDLRAELNEGAETRVSLNDLVVKAVAAAHARVPEMNVVWTPDAVRSFSSVDVAVAVATDRGLVTPVLRDVTSLTVTAVAAKVQDLAARAREGRLKQDELEGGTISVTNLGMYGVEEFAAIINPPHAAILAVGAVREEPVVEDGAVVPGKVLTVTLSVDHRPVDGVVAARWLAAFVDLVEHPARILA, encoded by the coding sequence ATGCCCGAGGTCGCCGCGAACGCGACCGAGGCCGTCCTGGCCGAGTGGCTGGTCTCCGAGAACGCCGAGTTCGGCGCGCTCGACACGATCGCCACCGTCGAGACCGAGAAGGCGTTGGTCGACGTCGAGGCCGAGGACGCCGGCGTCGTGCTGAAGACGCTGGTGCCGCCCGGTGCCTTGGTGGAGGTCGGTGCGCCGATCGCCGTCCTGGGTGCGCCCGGCGAGGCGGTCGGTGACCTGGGCGCCGTCCTCGCCGAGCTGGGTGTCGCCGAACCCGTCGACCACGTCCTCCCCGAGCGCCGCTCGTTGGTCGAGCCTGTCGATCCGGTGGTCGAGCCTGTCGAGGCCCCCGCACCGACGCAGGGCAGCAACCACCGCGTCTTCGCCAGCCCGCTGGCCCGCAGGCTCGCGCGGCTCGCGGAGATCCCGGTGGAGGAGATCGCCGGCACCGGTCCGCGTGGCCGGATCCTGCGCCGCGACGTCGAGGCCGCCGTCGCCGCGCGCCCGGCCACGCCGGTGGTCGAGCAGCGAGCGCCAGCGAGCGTCGTCGAGACCCCCGCACCGACCCAGGGCAGTGCCTCGAAGGTCGAGCCCGTCGACGTCCCCCACTCCCGGCTCCGGCGCGCCGTCGCCAACCGGCTGGCGGAGAGCAAGCAGACCGCGCCGCACTTCTATCTGCGGGCGACGGTGCGCGCCGATCGCCTCGTCGACCTGCGCGCCGAGCTGAACGAGGGCGCCGAGACCCGAGTCTCGCTCAACGACCTGGTGGTCAAGGCGGTCGCGGCCGCGCACGCCCGGGTGCCCGAGATGAACGTGGTCTGGACGCCCGATGCGGTCCGGTCGTTCTCCTCGGTCGACGTCGCGGTCGCGGTCGCGACCGACCGCGGTCTGGTCACGCCGGTGCTGCGCGACGTGACGTCCCTGACCGTCACCGCCGTCGCCGCGAAGGTCCAGGACCTGGCCGCCCGCGCCCGCGAGGGCCGGCTCAAGCAGGACGAGCTCGAGGGCGGCACGATCAGCGTCACGAACCTGGGAATGTATGGGGTCGAGGAGTTCGCAGCGATCATCAACCCGCCCCACGCCGCGATCCTCGCGGTCGGCGCGGTGCGCGAGGAGCCCGTGGTCGAGGACGGCGCGGTCGTCCCCGGCAAGGTGCTGACCGTGACCCTCTCCGTCGACCACCGCCCGGTCGACGGCGTGGTCGCCGCCCGCTGGC